A DNA window from Selenomonas sp. oral taxon 126 contains the following coding sequences:
- a CDS encoding nuclease-related domain-containing DEAD/DEAH box helicase, whose protein sequence is MARFYPAFVGDFHGSEGERLAYQALESLGDDYTVFHSYCWLGDGARTAPQGEADFVVLHPQRGILAIEVKAGGIAYEDGAWQQTNRRTGETKVIYPFQQAENSRQRILSELRRRMPQNVPLVGKAVWFTSVQIPKGKALPLESPREIILDADDLGTPKARMEATYNYWHTLLGIPERAQPASVFRQIVQTLQPVFRIVETISSVSRAVEQSTARLTNAQFTLLEYLADQRTAAIHGAAGTGKSLLAAEKARMLAREGQKVLYICFNEFLLSRLRSCRWDAHITIHNERTLAEELMTDRQLPITTVLREFEAFFQNEFDDTLWEYPNIIVDEAQDFPSPLLEHLALLAELHDGAFYVFYDRGQTIISRRVEGHTVQTAPQWIDAHMDCRLVLYRNCRNTAEIGRTVRSFLTGRQRNYLNEIHGKRPCAVFAPDIHALDTAAADFVQRMRSEEKLAIEDMVILTVSTLEKSAFSGLNELGGIPVSNQPEAGKLWFTTVRRYKGLEAKAVLLVDVRVSALTNPTCQRLIYVGSSRATAYLETLFLDDVPHEDYAALTAQLGGGIAASSQGIADWLGMECRTDG, encoded by the coding sequence ATGGCACGATTCTATCCCGCATTTGTGGGGGATTTTCACGGGAGCGAGGGCGAGCGGCTGGCGTATCAGGCGCTCGAGTCGCTCGGCGATGACTATACGGTGTTTCACTCCTACTGCTGGCTTGGGGACGGTGCGCGTACGGCGCCGCAGGGGGAGGCGGATTTTGTCGTACTCCACCCGCAGCGCGGCATCCTTGCGATCGAGGTGAAGGCAGGCGGGATTGCCTACGAGGACGGCGCGTGGCAGCAGACGAACCGCCGCACGGGCGAGACGAAGGTCATTTATCCCTTTCAGCAGGCGGAGAACAGCCGTCAGCGCATCCTCTCCGAGCTGCGCCGCAGAATGCCGCAGAATGTCCCTCTCGTTGGCAAGGCGGTCTGGTTCACATCCGTGCAGATTCCAAAGGGGAAGGCGCTGCCGCTCGAGTCCCCGCGCGAGATTATCCTCGATGCGGACGATCTCGGCACGCCGAAGGCGCGCATGGAGGCAACCTACAACTATTGGCACACGCTGCTCGGCATTCCGGAGCGCGCGCAGCCGGCATCGGTGTTTCGGCAGATCGTTCAGACTTTGCAGCCTGTCTTCCGCATCGTAGAGACGATTTCGTCCGTATCGCGGGCGGTGGAGCAGTCGACGGCGCGCCTGACGAATGCCCAGTTCACTCTGCTCGAGTATCTTGCCGACCAGCGCACGGCGGCGATTCATGGCGCGGCGGGTACGGGCAAGAGTCTGCTTGCGGCGGAGAAGGCGCGTATGCTTGCGCGCGAGGGGCAGAAGGTGCTCTACATCTGTTTCAACGAGTTCCTTTTGAGCCGTCTGCGTTCCTGCCGTTGGGATGCGCATATCACGATTCACAATGAGCGTACGCTCGCAGAGGAGCTGATGACGGATCGTCAGCTGCCCATTACGACCGTGCTGCGGGAGTTCGAGGCGTTCTTTCAGAACGAATTTGACGATACGCTGTGGGAATATCCGAACATCATCGTGGATGAGGCGCAGGATTTCCCAAGCCCGCTGCTCGAACATCTTGCGCTCCTTGCCGAGCTGCATGACGGCGCATTCTACGTCTTTTACGACCGTGGGCAGACGATTATCTCGCGCCGCGTCGAGGGACATACGGTGCAGACCGCGCCGCAGTGGATTGACGCTCATATGGACTGCCGCCTCGTGCTCTACCGCAACTGCCGCAATACGGCGGAGATCGGGCGGACGGTGCGCAGCTTCCTCACGGGCAGGCAGAGGAACTATCTGAACGAGATTCACGGCAAGCGTCCCTGCGCCGTCTTTGCTCCCGACATACATGCACTCGACACTGCCGCCGCTGACTTTGTGCAGCGGATGCGCAGCGAGGAAAAGCTCGCGATTGAGGACATGGTGATCCTCACGGTGTCGACCCTCGAAAAAAGCGCGTTCAGCGGACTGAACGAACTTGGGGGGATTCCTGTGTCCAATCAGCCGGAGGCGGGAAAACTCTGGTTCACGACGGTACGCCGCTACAAGGGGCTCGAGGCAAAGGCTGTTCTCCTCGTGGATGTGCGCGTGTCGGCTCTCACGAATCCGACCTGTCAGCGGCTCATCTATGTGGGCAGCTCGCGTGCGACGGCATATCTGGAGACGCTCTTCCTCGATGATGTCCCGCACGAAGATTATGCTGCCCTCACCGCGCAGCTTGGTGGAGGTATCGCCGCCTCATCGCAGGGGATTGCGGACTGGCTCGGAATGGAGTGCAGGACAGATGGATGA
- a CDS encoding SDR family oxidoreductase: MSWLHLEGKTAIVTGGASGIGKAVVEAFLEQGANVVVCDMNPEAPVFDEKRGKMLYVVTDVTKRASVEAMVAETKKKFGAIDILVNNAGINIPRLLVDPKDPHGKYELDDAVFDKVTAVNLKGVYLCAQAVGRELVAQGHGVLINMSSESGIEGSEGQSIYAATKNAVNSFTRSWAKEFGKYGVRVIGIAPGILEATGLRTLAYEEALAYTRGISVDDLRRGYASTKTTPLGRSGKLTEVADLVVYLASDRASYIHGVTYNVAGGKTRG, translated from the coding sequence ATGAGCTGGTTGCATCTGGAAGGAAAAACGGCAATCGTCACGGGCGGTGCGTCAGGCATCGGCAAGGCCGTTGTGGAGGCATTTCTCGAGCAGGGTGCGAACGTCGTCGTCTGCGACATGAACCCCGAGGCACCTGTATTCGATGAAAAGCGCGGCAAGATGCTCTACGTCGTCACCGATGTGACGAAGCGCGCGAGCGTCGAGGCGATGGTCGCAGAGACAAAGAAGAAATTCGGCGCGATCGACATCCTCGTCAACAATGCGGGCATCAACATCCCGCGCCTTCTCGTCGACCCGAAGGATCCGCACGGGAAATACGAGCTGGACGACGCCGTCTTCGACAAGGTGACGGCGGTCAACCTGAAGGGCGTCTACCTCTGCGCACAGGCAGTCGGACGTGAGCTCGTCGCACAGGGACACGGCGTCCTCATCAACATGAGCTCCGAGAGCGGCATCGAGGGCTCCGAGGGACAGAGCATCTACGCCGCAACGAAGAACGCCGTCAACTCCTTCACGCGCTCGTGGGCGAAGGAGTTCGGGAAGTACGGCGTGCGCGTCATCGGCATTGCGCCCGGCATCCTCGAGGCGACGGGGCTGCGCACCCTCGCCTATGAGGAGGCGCTCGCCTATACGCGCGGCATCAGTGTCGATGACCTGCGCAGGGGCTACGCGAGCACGAAGACCACGCCGCTCGGACGCAGCGGCAAGCTCACCGAGGTCGCCGACCTCGTCGTCTACCTCGCCTCCGACCGCGCCTCCTATATCCACGGCGTCACCTACAACGTCGCGGGCGGCAAGACGCGCGGATAA
- the srlE gene encoding PTS glucitol/sorbitol transporter subunit IIB: MSEYKSVIVSAGSGGFGGPLTLTPDEKKNKIVNITGGVISDVAVRLGEMTGAEVVDGFKTSVPEDEILAAVIDCGGTLRCGIYPQKRIFTINIKQTGASGPLAQYIKPDIYVSAVKPANIAFSDGTAAPAAAPAAAAPAEETAPKYDTSKKITEQSGSLMAKVGQMMGGIVATFYQAGRESINTLITTILPFMAFVSMLIGVILGSGFGDFVAHFVSPLAASPIGLVILALICSFPLLSPFLGPGAVIAQVVGVLIGVEIGLGHIPPNLALPAVFAINVQCACDFIPVGLGLAEADAKTVEIGVPAVLYSRFMTGPLAVIIAWVASAGLYEN, translated from the coding sequence ATGAGCGAATACAAGAGCGTTATCGTATCGGCGGGCTCGGGCGGCTTCGGCGGCCCGCTCACCCTTACGCCGGATGAGAAGAAGAACAAGATTGTCAACATCACAGGCGGTGTGATCTCGGATGTCGCCGTGCGCCTCGGAGAAATGACGGGTGCGGAGGTCGTGGACGGCTTCAAGACCAGCGTTCCCGAGGACGAGATCCTTGCAGCCGTCATCGACTGCGGCGGTACGCTGCGCTGCGGCATCTACCCGCAGAAGCGCATCTTCACCATCAACATCAAGCAGACGGGTGCCTCGGGGCCGCTCGCGCAGTACATCAAGCCGGACATCTACGTCTCGGCGGTCAAGCCTGCAAATATCGCATTCAGCGACGGCACAGCTGCGCCCGCAGCAGCCCCCGCAGCCGCAGCACCTGCAGAGGAGACTGCGCCGAAGTACGACACCTCGAAGAAGATCACGGAGCAGTCCGGCAGCCTCATGGCAAAGGTCGGACAGATGATGGGCGGCATTGTCGCGACATTCTATCAGGCGGGACGCGAATCCATCAATACACTGATTACAACGATTCTGCCGTTTATGGCATTTGTTTCCATGCTGATCGGTGTCATTCTCGGCTCGGGCTTCGGTGACTTCGTGGCGCATTTTGTCTCGCCGCTCGCGGCATCTCCGATCGGGCTTGTCATCCTCGCACTGATCTGCTCGTTCCCGCTCCTTTCCCCGTTCCTTGGACCTGGGGCGGTCATCGCACAGGTCGTCGGCGTGCTCATCGGCGTTGAGATCGGACTCGGACACATCCCGCCGAACCTCGCGCTCCCCGCAGTCTTTGCGATCAACGTGCAGTGCGCCTGCGACTTCATCCCTGTCGGTCTCGGCCTCGCTGAGGCGGATGCAAAGACCGTCGAGATCGGCGTGCCCGCCGTCCTGTATTCGCGCTTTATGACCGGCCCTCTCGCCGTCATCATCGCATGGGTCGCAAGTGCCGGACTTTATGAGAACTGA
- a CDS encoding Appr-1-p processing protein — MDERLLAELAAYIAAHYEVERGKLRHFRIDDLRTITGPRTPSIDLLGAINGLLSKMEDSFSERLLYLIERTGRKPAEIYTKAGVTKAHFSKIRTDKHYHPTKETALAFAIALHLSLADAQDLLRRAGYTLSHSSESDLIVEFFLVQRKYNVDLVNICLDHYGHKPLTNRRGSAAVE, encoded by the coding sequence ATGGATGAACGGCTTCTTGCAGAGCTCGCGGCATATATTGCAGCGCATTACGAAGTGGAACGCGGCAAGCTGCGCCATTTTCGCATCGACGATTTGCGTACAATTACGGGGCCCCGCACCCCGTCCATAGACCTCCTTGGAGCAATCAACGGACTGCTCAGCAAGATGGAGGACAGTTTTTCGGAGCGGCTTCTGTATCTGATCGAGCGGACGGGGCGCAAGCCCGCCGAGATCTATACGAAAGCGGGCGTGACGAAGGCGCATTTCTCCAAGATTCGTACGGACAAGCACTACCATCCGACGAAGGAGACGGCGCTCGCCTTTGCCATCGCCCTGCATCTCTCGCTCGCGGACGCACAGGATCTCCTGCGGCGCGCGGGCTATACCCTATCGCACAGCAGCGAGAGCGATCTCATCGTCGAGTTCTTCCTCGTGCAGCGCAAATATAATGTCGACCTCGTGAATATCTGCCTCGATCACTACGGGCATAAGCCGCTCACGAACCGTAGGGGGAGTGCGGCGGTCGAATGA
- a CDS encoding ATP-binding protein, producing the protein MSIIGKEAILKVLTGYNPWWRTGAIDQRMAKTYKRFAFFEAMQWLEQRSLRRSVVLRGARRVGKTTIQYQMIQALLDRGVAPQRIVFISMDHPMLKLSGLDEVLDCYHENIHAEQDVYYFFDEIQYAQDWDRWLKIIYDTQPDAQIVATGSASPVLIKGNQESGTGRWSVISVPTLSFYEYCALLDLPRPQLEEAQQVTDLLHMPQTMRGQMMVQLSQVQNYFMRYLQVGGFPELALSDNDLLAQQIMREDVVDKVLKRDLPSLYKIRNVIELERIFLYLCSVSSEIVSIDAIAKELSGVSRSTVETYIQYMESANLIYQSWPVDMAGKKVLKAKPKIYIADAAIRNAVLMDDSVLTNPVQMGKIVETAVYKHVAAFYHSYVTSVGYFRGGRREKEIDIVVDYPHAKNILIEVKYRENAVIPPSDAISELAGESAAAIVVTKSAGDFGIQQTKSGAELLRIPAFAFLYLLGHAEQDGYRKA; encoded by the coding sequence ATGTCTATAATCGGAAAAGAAGCCATCCTCAAGGTGCTCACCGGGTACAATCCGTGGTGGAGGACAGGTGCGATTGATCAGAGAATGGCAAAGACATATAAGAGATTTGCTTTTTTTGAGGCAATGCAGTGGCTTGAACAGCGATCGCTGCGCAGGAGTGTTGTATTGAGGGGGGCGCGGCGCGTTGGAAAGACGACCATTCAGTATCAGATGATTCAGGCGCTCTTGGACAGAGGTGTCGCACCACAGCGCATTGTCTTTATTTCGATGGATCATCCCATGCTGAAGCTGAGCGGGCTTGACGAGGTTCTCGATTGCTATCATGAAAACATCCATGCGGAACAGGATGTCTATTATTTCTTTGATGAGATACAGTACGCTCAGGATTGGGATCGGTGGCTGAAGATTATTTACGATACACAGCCCGATGCACAGATTGTCGCAACCGGCTCGGCAAGCCCCGTTCTCATCAAGGGCAATCAGGAGAGCGGGACGGGGCGATGGTCGGTTATCTCTGTTCCGACGCTTTCCTTTTACGAGTACTGTGCGCTGCTTGATCTGCCGAGACCGCAGCTGGAAGAGGCGCAACAGGTGACAGATCTGCTCCATATGCCGCAGACGATGCGGGGGCAGATGATGGTGCAGCTGTCACAGGTGCAGAATTATTTTATGCGCTATCTGCAGGTGGGCGGATTCCCTGAGCTTGCTCTTTCTGACAACGATCTTCTGGCGCAGCAAATTATGCGTGAGGATGTCGTGGACAAGGTGCTGAAACGAGATCTGCCTTCCCTGTATAAAATTCGCAATGTGATCGAGTTGGAGCGGATATTCCTTTATCTGTGCAGTGTATCCTCGGAGATTGTTTCGATTGATGCGATTGCGAAGGAGCTCAGCGGCGTTTCCCGCAGCACGGTTGAGACCTATATACAGTACATGGAAAGTGCAAACCTCATCTATCAGAGTTGGCCCGTTGATATGGCGGGCAAGAAGGTGCTTAAGGCGAAGCCCAAAATCTACATCGCAGATGCGGCGATTCGCAATGCCGTGCTGATGGACGATTCTGTTCTGACGAATCCGGTTCAGATGGGGAAAATTGTGGAGACGGCAGTGTATAAACACGTGGCTGCATTTTATCATTCGTACGTTACATCGGTCGGATATTTTCGGGGAGGACGGCGCGAAAAGGAGATCGACATCGTTGTCGACTATCCGCATGCGAAGAATATCCTGATCGAGGTGAAGTATCGTGAAAATGCCGTCATTCCCCCAAGCGACGCAATCAGCGAACTGGCGGGGGAGTCGGCTGCAGCGATTGTCGTTACAAAGAGTGCGGGTGATTTCGGCATTCAGCAAACGAAAAGCGGGGCAGAGCTGCTGCGGATTCCCGCGTTTGCGTTCCTCTACCTCCTAGGACATGCGGAACAGGACGGGTATCGTAAAGCATAA
- a CDS encoding transcriptional regulator GutM: MLWLVLIAVLMWVLQLVLSILQFRRFAAHVKEMRREGRVAIGKAKGRFVAGAIVLFVIDPACNIVRGEIMKGVTVFAGFRPFDDFTGKNLLDLDEESVAGYDRQTRRAVLGARDEYIIYQEQGETLAGHA; the protein is encoded by the coding sequence ATGCTCTGGCTTGTTTTGATTGCCGTACTTATGTGGGTGCTCCAACTGGTTCTGAGCATTCTCCAGTTCCGCCGTTTTGCCGCCCATGTAAAGGAGATGCGGCGCGAGGGACGCGTCGCCATCGGCAAGGCGAAGGGGCGCTTCGTCGCGGGGGCGATTGTCCTCTTTGTCATCGACCCTGCGTGCAATATCGTGCGCGGTGAGATCATGAAGGGCGTCACCGTATTCGCGGGATTCCGCCCGTTCGACGACTTTACGGGCAAGAATTTGCTCGATCTCGATGAGGAGAGCGTTGCGGGCTATGACCGTCAGACGCGCCGCGCCGTGCTCGGTGCGCGCGATGAGTACATCATCTATCAGGAGCAGGGCGAGACCCTTGCCGGTCACGCATAA
- the srlA gene encoding PTS glucitol/sorbitol transporter subunit IIC produces MDTLILFAEGFIGMFNKGGETLIGWVSGIIPTLVCLLVAMNAIVLFVGNERVEKFAHLCAGNPISRYVVLPFIGVFFLCNPMALSLGKFLPEYYKPSYYAASSSACHTMNGMFPHVNPGEMFVFLGVANGITTLGLPYTDLALRYLLVGLVVNFLRGWLTDFTTAYVQRQQGVKLSKEPTVLKS; encoded by the coding sequence ATGGATACCTTGATTCTCTTTGCCGAGGGCTTCATCGGCATGTTCAATAAGGGCGGCGAAACCCTCATCGGGTGGGTCTCGGGCATCATCCCGACCCTCGTCTGCCTGCTCGTCGCGATGAACGCGATCGTCCTCTTTGTCGGCAACGAGCGCGTTGAGAAATTCGCCCACCTCTGTGCGGGCAACCCCATCTCCCGCTATGTCGTCCTGCCGTTTATCGGCGTGTTCTTCCTCTGTAACCCGATGGCGCTCTCGCTCGGCAAATTCCTCCCCGAGTATTACAAGCCCTCCTACTATGCGGCGTCCTCGTCCGCGTGCCACACGATGAACGGCATGTTCCCGCACGTCAACCCCGGTGAGATGTTCGTCTTTCTCGGCGTTGCAAACGGCATCACGACACTCGGCCTCCCGTACACGGATCTGGCACTGCGCTATCTGCTGGTCGGCCTTGTCGTCAATTTCCTGCGCGGCTGGCTCACGGACTTTACGACAGCGTATGTGCAGCGTCAGCAGGGCGTAAAGCTCAGCAAAGAACCCACCGTCCTCAAGTCGTAA